From Sinorhizobium sp. RAC02, a single genomic window includes:
- a CDS encoding ABC transporter ATP-binding protein yields MSTDPTATPLLDIAGLSVELLGRSGSRRILDTIDLSVQPTDILAIVGESGSGKSVTVSAVLGLLPANIMRVSAGSIRFDAEDLLHSRDTRRRVLRKDIAFITQNSLTSLNPVHTIGSQLLDMIAFRNGVGRRQALVDAGEWLVKVGIADVERVLSSYPHNLSGGMRQRVVIAMAISSRPRLLIADEPTTALDTITQLQVLNLLRDINTEFGTAIIVITHDFGVVSYLSKRVAVMHRGRIVEEGPTRRVLEAPKEAYSRSLIAAVPQLDLIS; encoded by the coding sequence ATGAGCACAGATCCCACGGCCACGCCGTTGCTCGACATTGCGGGACTGAGCGTCGAACTGTTGGGGCGCTCGGGCAGCCGGCGCATTCTGGACACGATCGATCTCAGCGTTCAGCCCACCGATATCCTGGCCATCGTCGGAGAATCCGGCAGCGGCAAGAGCGTGACCGTGTCCGCCGTGCTCGGCCTCCTGCCTGCCAACATCATGCGCGTATCGGCCGGAAGCATCCGTTTCGATGCCGAGGATCTTCTGCATTCCCGCGACACACGGCGACGTGTCCTGCGCAAGGATATCGCGTTCATCACACAGAACTCGCTGACCTCGCTCAACCCGGTCCACACGATCGGCAGCCAACTTTTGGACATGATCGCCTTCCGCAATGGCGTGGGCCGGCGGCAGGCGCTGGTCGACGCTGGCGAATGGCTGGTCAAAGTGGGCATCGCTGACGTCGAGCGCGTGCTCTCATCCTATCCGCACAATCTCAGCGGCGGGATGCGCCAGCGCGTCGTCATCGCCATGGCGATCAGCAGCCGGCCGCGCTTGCTCATTGCCGACGAGCCGACGACGGCGCTCGATACGATAACGCAGTTGCAGGTGTTGAACCTGCTCCGCGACATCAACACAGAATTCGGCACGGCCATCATCGTCATCACGCATGACTTCGGCGTGGTGTCGTATCTCAGCAAGCGCGTCGCGGTCATGCATAGGGGACGCATCGTCGAGGAGGGGCCGACACGCCGCGTGCTCGAAGCGCCGAAGGAAGCCTATAGCCGCAGTCTCATTGCCGCTGTCCCGCAGCTCGATCTCATCTCCTGA
- a CDS encoding ABC transporter permease → MIAFFLRRLTAAILVLAAVTFVVFLIVYLSPGDPVKTLLGQSATAEQIADMRARLGLDLPFHEQYGAWLWRVVHGDFGRSISTQVPAMSILLPAFGNTLILALSSLFLSLLFGVAIGVTSGFRAGRLLDKVLMFITEVLAATPVFWLGLILIWIFARELGWLPSSGMRNMRARGSNLDLLAHLVLPSIAASVLAISIIARLVRGAVIDVLASDYVKIAQAAGMSSFRIFRKQVWRNILPPIVSVGGLQFGTLFGGVIFVEAVFAWPGISAQLFNAITAGDVAVIQAGVLMIATTFVAINLVVDMVLVWLNPRRAL, encoded by the coding sequence ATGATTGCTTTTTTCCTCAGAAGACTGACAGCCGCCATTCTTGTGCTGGCGGCTGTCACCTTCGTGGTCTTCCTGATAGTCTATCTTTCCCCGGGTGATCCGGTGAAGACGTTGCTCGGCCAGTCGGCGACGGCCGAGCAGATCGCGGACATGCGGGCAAGGCTTGGACTCGATCTGCCATTCCACGAGCAGTATGGTGCCTGGCTGTGGCGTGTGGTCCATGGTGATTTCGGCCGTTCGATCAGCACGCAGGTTCCGGCGATGTCGATCCTGCTTCCCGCCTTCGGCAATACGCTGATCCTCGCCCTATCCAGCCTCTTCCTCTCGCTTCTGTTCGGTGTGGCCATCGGGGTCACCTCCGGTTTTCGGGCGGGGCGCCTGCTCGACAAGGTTCTCATGTTCATTACGGAGGTTCTGGCGGCAACGCCGGTCTTCTGGCTTGGTCTCATCCTGATCTGGATCTTTGCCCGCGAGCTCGGCTGGCTTCCGTCCTCCGGCATGCGCAACATGCGGGCACGGGGCTCCAACCTCGATCTTCTGGCGCATCTTGTCCTGCCGTCGATTGCGGCCTCGGTACTGGCGATTTCCATCATAGCCCGGCTGGTGCGCGGTGCGGTGATCGACGTGCTGGCATCCGATTATGTGAAGATCGCTCAGGCGGCCGGCATGTCCTCGTTCCGCATTTTCCGCAAGCAGGTCTGGCGCAACATCCTCCCGCCGATCGTCAGCGTCGGTGGCCTGCAGTTCGGCACGCTGTTCGGCGGCGTCATCTTCGTCGAGGCGGTCTTTGCCTGGCCGGGCATCAGCGCACAGCTCTTCAATGCCATTACGGCCGGTGACGTCGCTGTTATCCAGGCGGGCGTCCTGATGATCGCCACGACATTCGTTGCGATCAACCTTGTCGTGGACATGGTGCTTGTCTGGCTCAACCCGCGGAGGGCACTGTAG
- a CDS encoding ABC transporter permease: MAKQFSSVVLRSISTLVIVLILSFFITRIAYRNPAAMLAPRNATQESIDAVARSLRLDDPWYLQLWYYLFRGPDIQGAPMGLMHWPPALGYSFRKQAPVTDLILAKAPVTLSLALGALVIWMTIAILSGVAAARWQGRLIDHVLAFFAYVGLSVPTFLSGILISYFLFFQLSNQGIHWFPSSGYVPLSEDPLQWARHLALPWATLAIAEIGLFQRMVRASMLDVLGHDFIRTARAKGVPEGRVYFSHALKSALNPILTLGGLELAAIMGGAIVTETIFGLDGVGRMAIAAALEGDFPVVIGTTIFAASAFIITTLAVDLVAQWRDPANRN, encoded by the coding sequence ATGGCGAAACAGTTTTCCTCCGTTGTCTTGCGCTCGATCTCGACGCTGGTGATCGTTCTCATCCTGTCGTTCTTCATCACCCGGATCGCCTATCGCAACCCCGCGGCGATGCTCGCACCGCGCAATGCGACACAGGAGTCGATTGATGCCGTCGCGCGCTCGCTTCGCCTCGATGACCCCTGGTATTTACAGCTGTGGTATTACCTGTTCCGCGGTCCGGATATCCAGGGCGCGCCGATGGGATTGATGCATTGGCCGCCGGCTCTTGGATATTCCTTCCGCAAGCAGGCGCCGGTTACGGATCTCATTCTGGCAAAGGCTCCGGTGACCCTTTCGCTGGCACTCGGCGCCCTGGTGATCTGGATGACGATTGCCATCCTTTCCGGAGTTGCCGCAGCGCGCTGGCAAGGGCGGCTCATCGATCACGTGCTCGCCTTCTTCGCCTATGTCGGCCTTTCGGTCCCCACTTTCCTGAGTGGTATACTGATCTCCTATTTCCTGTTCTTCCAGCTTTCGAACCAGGGCATTCACTGGTTCCCGAGCAGCGGCTATGTGCCCTTGAGCGAGGACCCGCTGCAATGGGCCCGACATCTGGCGCTGCCCTGGGCGACGCTCGCGATTGCCGAAATCGGGCTGTTTCAGCGCATGGTCAGGGCCAGCATGCTCGACGTGTTGGGGCACGATTTCATCCGCACGGCGCGCGCCAAGGGTGTTCCCGAAGGCCGGGTCTACTTTTCCCATGCCCTGAAATCGGCGTTGAATCCGATACTGACGCTCGGCGGGCTGGAGCTTGCAGCCATCATGGGCGGGGCAATCGTGACGGAAACGATCTTCGGGTTGGACGGGGTCGGCCGCATGGCGATCGCCGCCGCGCTGGAGGGGGATTTCCCCGTCGTCATCGGCACGACCATTTTCGCCGCCTCCGCCTTCATCATCACGACCCTTGCCGTCGATCTCGTCGCGCAGTGGCGTGATCCAGCCAATCGAAACTGA
- a CDS encoding GntR family transcriptional regulator, whose amino-acid sequence MTKSLENLAALRIETPPATLREIALDRMRRAIIGGLFEPGERLVERTLCDQLGVSRSVIREVIRHLEAEGLVEMLAKQGPIVATLNWDDARQIYEIRAALESTAVADCARIAGPEVKAKLRKAMNELERTSKQNSPVGVLDATTEFYKVVFEAGGNNIAWEIVSRLNSRISRLRVMTLSTSNRMASGPSQIREIFAAIEANNPDAAASACRKHVGAAAAIAKTILA is encoded by the coding sequence ATGACAAAGAGCCTGGAAAACCTTGCGGCCCTCCGCATCGAAACCCCGCCCGCAACACTTCGGGAAATCGCGCTCGACCGCATGCGTCGCGCCATCATCGGTGGCCTGTTTGAGCCGGGCGAACGCCTCGTTGAACGAACGCTGTGCGACCAACTTGGCGTGTCCCGATCCGTCATCCGGGAAGTTATCCGCCATCTCGAGGCCGAGGGCCTCGTCGAAATGCTGGCAAAGCAAGGCCCGATCGTTGCAACGCTCAACTGGGATGACGCCCGGCAGATCTATGAGATCCGCGCGGCGCTGGAATCGACGGCCGTTGCCGATTGCGCGAGGATCGCCGGGCCGGAGGTCAAGGCTAAACTGCGCAAGGCAATGAACGAATTGGAGCGGACATCGAAGCAGAACTCCCCTGTCGGCGTGCTTGATGCCACGACGGAATTCTACAAGGTCGTTTTCGAAGCTGGCGGCAACAACATTGCCTGGGAAATCGTCAGCCGACTGAACAGCCGCATCTCGCGCTTGCGCGTCATGACATTATCGACATCGAACCGCATGGCATCGGGGCCATCGCAGATAAGGGAGATTTTCGCAGCGATCGAGGCGAACAACCCGGATGCGGCAGCATCCGCCTGCCGAAAACATGTCGGAGCCGCGGCTGCAATTGCCAAAACAATACTAGCTTGA
- a CDS encoding ABC transporter permease, whose product MAPSPLPAPNRRPVFGAGFRLGRTAVALVVIAFVVVAALLAPWVAPFDPLYGDGALRLLPPGTEGHLLGLDAQGRDVLSRLLWGARPSLIAGIVPVAAALAISLVLGLLAGYTSSFLGGLIMRVIDALFAFPMILFAIATVSLLGPGLTTIIVTITISLVPYMTRIVYGAVVGEIGKGYLETARLLGASRSRILFKELLPNVVSPSIVYATTLIGPMIGFSSGLSFLGLGIQPPNADWGRMTVEGVEVFAQGAPHVVLAAGIAIIVTSLAFNWLGSGLRDILDPQQG is encoded by the coding sequence ATGGCCCCTTCGCCGTTGCCGGCACCCAACCGCCGTCCGGTTTTCGGCGCCGGCTTCCGGCTCGGCCGCACCGCTGTTGCGCTTGTTGTGATTGCGTTTGTCGTCGTAGCCGCGCTTCTGGCACCGTGGGTCGCGCCATTCGATCCACTTTACGGAGACGGCGCGCTGCGCCTGCTGCCACCGGGAACGGAAGGCCATTTGCTGGGTCTCGACGCGCAGGGCCGAGACGTTTTGAGCCGTCTCCTCTGGGGCGCGCGTCCTTCCCTGATCGCTGGCATAGTGCCTGTCGCTGCAGCACTCGCCATCAGCCTGGTCCTTGGCCTTCTCGCTGGCTACACGTCGTCTTTTCTGGGCGGACTGATCATGCGGGTGATCGACGCGCTGTTTGCCTTTCCGATGATCCTCTTTGCAATCGCCACAGTCTCGCTCCTCGGGCCGGGTCTCACGACAATCATCGTGACGATCACAATTTCTCTCGTGCCCTACATGACGCGCATCGTCTACGGCGCCGTCGTTGGGGAAATCGGCAAGGGCTATCTGGAGACGGCGCGGCTGCTCGGAGCAAGCCGCAGCCGAATCCTCTTCAAGGAACTTTTGCCCAATGTCGTCTCGCCTTCGATCGTTTACGCCACGACCCTAATCGGCCCGATGATCGGTTTTTCCTCGGGATTGAGCTTTCTTGGCCTGGGCATCCAGCCGCCCAACGCGGACTGGGGACGGATGACGGTCGAGGGCGTCGAAGTGTTTGCGCAGGGTGCGCCCCATGTCGTGCTCGCAGCCGGCATCGCTATCATCGTCACGTCGCTTGCCTTCAACTGGCTGGGCAGCGGGCTGCGCGACATCCTCGATCCGCAGCAGGGCTGA
- a CDS encoding NtaA/DmoA family FMN-dependent monooxygenase (This protein belongs to a clade of FMN-dependent monooxygenases, within a broader family of flavin-dependent oxidoreductases, the luciferase-like monooxygenase (LMM) family, some of whose members use coenzyme F420 rather than FMN.) produces the protein MTNKRTGHVLLGINALVLGYLPAAWKTPLLKKDAFIDPDYWANIGKAAERGTLDAIFLADGPLLGDPAYDANPIRLEPTVNWGHVAAATSHVGLVATASSTFNDPFELAERFLSFDHQTGGRAAWNVVTTRGVPAARNFGIPDVPLRDDRYERANEFVDVVRALWESAATGRDVHFHGEFFDVDGRLRVPPSKQGRPIIFQAGGSPQGRELAGRAAEGVFAAELTKNQAIEHYRLVKGFARSNGRSPDEIKILPGLLLSLGSTEEEARRRSDELHDAGPASYSIGWLSQAIGVDASKLELDEPFPEEVLGPLGDTQTFLGSIGFRESIITQIRKTNPTVRDYLKQTRYTGSGHAGFVGTPEQLADHIEDWFHAGAIDGFNLQPDRLVDGLDVIVDELVPILRKRGLYRHQYETQTLREHFQAASPTPAF, from the coding sequence GTGACAAACAAGCGAACTGGACACGTCCTCCTCGGCATCAACGCGTTGGTGCTGGGATATCTCCCAGCGGCATGGAAGACGCCGCTTCTCAAAAAAGATGCGTTCATTGACCCGGATTACTGGGCAAATATTGGCAAGGCCGCCGAACGCGGCACCCTTGATGCCATCTTCCTGGCTGATGGTCCTCTGCTTGGCGATCCAGCTTATGATGCCAATCCGATCCGCCTTGAACCCACGGTAAACTGGGGTCACGTGGCCGCGGCGACGTCACATGTGGGCCTGGTGGCCACGGCCTCGTCCACCTTCAATGACCCCTTCGAACTCGCTGAGCGATTTCTGTCGTTCGATCATCAGACAGGCGGCCGTGCCGCATGGAATGTCGTGACAACCCGTGGCGTTCCCGCAGCACGCAACTTCGGGATACCCGATGTCCCGTTGCGGGATGATCGTTACGAACGTGCAAACGAGTTTGTCGACGTCGTTCGGGCATTGTGGGAGTCGGCCGCCACGGGCAGGGACGTCCATTTCCATGGTGAGTTCTTCGATGTCGATGGGCGCTTGCGGGTGCCGCCGTCAAAACAAGGCCGTCCGATCATCTTTCAGGCCGGGGGTTCGCCGCAGGGTCGCGAATTGGCGGGGCGCGCGGCTGAGGGTGTCTTTGCTGCCGAGCTCACGAAAAATCAGGCCATCGAGCACTACCGTCTGGTCAAGGGTTTCGCACGGAGCAATGGCCGTTCACCTGACGAGATCAAGATTCTTCCCGGCCTGCTGTTGAGCTTGGGCAGCACCGAGGAAGAGGCGCGACGCCGCAGCGACGAACTCCACGACGCAGGGCCGGCGTCATACTCCATCGGCTGGCTTTCACAAGCGATCGGCGTCGATGCCTCGAAGCTCGAACTCGATGAGCCGTTTCCAGAGGAGGTTCTGGGCCCGCTGGGCGACACCCAGACCTTCCTTGGAAGCATCGGCTTTCGCGAATCGATCATTACGCAGATTCGCAAGACCAATCCCACCGTGCGCGACTATCTCAAGCAGACCCGTTATACCGGCTCGGGCCATGCCGGATTTGTCGGGACGCCCGAGCAACTGGCCGATCACATCGAGGACTGGTTTCATGCCGGAGCCATCGACGGCTTCAACTTGCAACCGGATCGCCTCGTAGACGGGCTCGATGTCATCGTCGATGAACTCGTGCCGATCCTGCGCAAGCGCGGCCTCTACCGGCATCAATACGAAACGCAGACGCTCCGTGAGCATTTCCAGGCGGCCTCACCCACGCCTGCCTTCTAG
- a CDS encoding acyl-CoA dehydrogenase family protein — translation MTTVDAPTSLTYLRPATAKEEALVERFQPIFDRIAEGNVERERNRTFPFEQVQWLKDADFSLVRIPEEFGGWGASLEQTYYLLALLAEADANVAHVWRNHLAFIEDRLNARPSQANDRWLQRFRDREFIGGGWTEANNGTYANIKTTVTREGDTYKVTGAKFYATGSLYADWLDVIGKGEDGSLITTLVSRHQPGVVLADDWRGFGQSTTASGSATYQDAIAHEGDVFPASERVVYQGHFYQTALLAVLTGITRAILRDGTKALKARGRNYPQGLNPVPALDPQLLQVIGEVSVRVFSTEAALRRAANALDLIAVAHADGDVALRDKRVVAGEVAVAQAQLAIIDGVLYSATHIFGALGASATSEETALDRHWRNARTLASHNPVAYKARILGDYLVNDNSPASSIDRLGRGGQGN, via the coding sequence ATGACCACTGTAGACGCCCCGACTTCGCTGACTTATCTGCGTCCCGCTACAGCGAAGGAAGAAGCTCTCGTGGAGCGGTTTCAACCAATTTTCGACCGTATTGCCGAGGGCAATGTCGAGCGCGAGCGCAATCGTACATTTCCTTTCGAGCAGGTGCAGTGGCTGAAGGACGCGGATTTTTCGCTCGTGCGCATACCCGAGGAGTTTGGCGGGTGGGGCGCCTCGCTCGAACAGACATACTATCTGCTGGCTTTGCTGGCGGAGGCCGATGCGAATGTTGCTCACGTCTGGCGCAATCATCTGGCCTTCATCGAGGACCGCCTCAACGCGCGACCTTCGCAGGCCAATGATCGCTGGCTGCAGCGCTTCCGGGATCGCGAGTTCATCGGCGGCGGCTGGACAGAAGCAAACAACGGCACATATGCCAATATCAAGACGACGGTGACCCGCGAGGGAGACACCTACAAGGTCACAGGTGCGAAATTCTATGCCACCGGCAGCCTCTATGCCGATTGGCTCGACGTGATCGGCAAAGGCGAAGACGGCTCGCTCATCACCACCTTGGTCAGCCGCCACCAGCCGGGTGTCGTGCTTGCCGACGACTGGCGGGGATTTGGCCAGAGCACCACGGCAAGCGGCAGCGCCACCTATCAGGATGCGATCGCCCATGAGGGGGACGTCTTTCCGGCGAGCGAGCGTGTCGTCTATCAGGGCCACTTCTATCAAACGGCGTTGCTCGCCGTCCTCACCGGCATCACGCGTGCGATCTTGCGTGACGGGACCAAGGCGCTGAAGGCGCGGGGGCGTAACTATCCGCAAGGCCTGAACCCGGTGCCGGCGCTCGACCCGCAACTGCTGCAGGTGATCGGCGAAGTATCGGTGCGGGTCTTCTCGACAGAGGCTGCGTTGCGTCGCGCCGCCAACGCACTGGACCTGATCGCCGTCGCCCATGCGGATGGCGATGTCGCCTTGCGCGACAAGCGGGTCGTCGCGGGAGAGGTGGCCGTGGCGCAGGCGCAACTCGCGATCATCGACGGTGTGCTCTATTCGGCCACGCATATTTTCGGCGCTCTCGGTGCCTCCGCAACCTCCGAGGAGACGGCGCTTGACCGCCATTGGCGCAATGCGCGTACGCTCGCGTCGCATAACCCGGTCGCCTACAAAGCCCGCATCCTCGGTGACTATCTGGTCAACGACAATTCTCCGGCATCCAGCATCGACCGCCTGGGTCGCGGCGGCCAAGGCAACTGA
- a CDS encoding LLM class flavin-dependent oxidoreductase yields the protein MTKPYLALGLAGPHLVELTTSPSLLSRWDALPLAFSVLGIDRIDGSAPAPVTLASSAAGATLAGSTKHGRFLIAAAPQRDHPYNIARRVASLSHLSGGRSGLLIGVRDAYAPEGPRDAPAWGGAGLGGGAPLNAQTAYDTARAVRALEQSWPYDSIIGNRETGILVEANRIVHVDIDNSFSIAGPLNAPEPETGASVIAWYAEAPADAPPVDDNNPIDLILGGSGSVPVVVLGDEPPAGAFAGIVLRAGLEQSVNDLLSAAERWLADGFAPTSLGGPLRAALNLPAPEPLPSTARPAFPVPQPHVSL from the coding sequence ATGACGAAACCCTATCTAGCCCTTGGTCTTGCCGGCCCGCATCTGGTGGAGCTCACCACAAGCCCATCACTGCTATCCCGCTGGGATGCACTGCCGCTTGCATTCAGTGTGCTCGGGATCGACCGCATCGATGGTAGCGCGCCTGCGCCGGTTACGCTTGCAAGCAGTGCCGCCGGCGCGACCCTTGCGGGTTCCACGAAGCATGGACGCTTCCTCATCGCCGCGGCACCGCAGCGCGACCACCCGTATAACATCGCGCGCCGTGTCGCCTCGCTTTCCCATCTGTCGGGCGGTCGTAGCGGACTGCTGATCGGCGTGCGGGATGCCTACGCACCCGAAGGCCCGAGGGACGCTCCGGCCTGGGGTGGCGCCGGCCTTGGCGGGGGAGCGCCACTCAATGCTCAGACAGCCTACGATACGGCGCGTGCAGTGCGCGCACTCGAGCAGAGCTGGCCTTACGATTCGATCATCGGCAACCGCGAGACCGGCATCCTGGTGGAGGCGAATCGTATCGTGCATGTCGATATCGACAACAGCTTCTCCATCGCAGGGCCGTTGAACGCGCCCGAACCGGAAACAGGTGCGTCGGTGATCGCCTGGTATGCCGAAGCACCGGCGGACGCCCCGCCCGTCGATGACAACAACCCGATCGACCTTATTCTGGGCGGCTCTGGCTCCGTGCCTGTCGTCGTGCTGGGCGACGAGCCGCCCGCAGGAGCATTTGCAGGCATCGTGCTGCGCGCGGGACTTGAACAGTCTGTGAATGACCTGCTCAGCGCCGCAGAACGGTGGCTTGCCGATGGCTTTGCTCCCACATCACTGGGTGGACCACTGCGAGCAGCACTCAATCTGCCTGCACCGGAGCCGCTGCCGTCAACCGCGCGGCCCGCGTTCCCTGTGCCGCAACCTCATGTCTCTTTGTAG
- a CDS encoding dipeptide/oligopeptide/nickel ABC transporter ATP-binding protein, producing MAVEVPLIDVRDLRRTFEIGRGLFRRVRRSVAAVDDVAFSIGDGETVGLIGGSGSGKSTIARILTGLERADSGSIMFDGVNLSGLADRDRLAYRRHIQLVPQDTSASLNPRRRIGVQIAEPMLSLGIVSSRKDAEWETLRLLERVGLRGEDARLFPHAFSGGQRQRINIARTLGVKARFVILDEPTSALDVSIQAQILDLLREIKHEFGLTYLFIGHNLGVIQSFCERILVMNEGRLVDSFASNELGRAGRDEATRRLVEGVLPIHRQL from the coding sequence ATGGCCGTTGAAGTCCCCTTGATCGATGTGCGCGACCTCCGCCGGACGTTCGAAATCGGGCGGGGCCTGTTTCGACGCGTGCGCCGGAGCGTGGCGGCTGTCGACGATGTTGCCTTTTCGATTGGTGATGGCGAAACCGTTGGCCTTATCGGTGGCTCCGGTTCCGGCAAGTCCACGATTGCCCGCATCCTGACCGGACTTGAGCGTGCGGATTCCGGAAGCATCATGTTCGACGGCGTCAATCTCTCGGGGCTCGCGGATAGGGACCGGCTTGCCTATCGCCGCCATATCCAGCTTGTGCCGCAGGATACGTCCGCATCGCTGAACCCGCGCCGCCGGATTGGCGTGCAGATCGCCGAACCGATGCTCAGTCTCGGGATCGTTTCGTCCCGGAAAGACGCGGAGTGGGAAACCTTGCGCCTCCTTGAACGCGTGGGGCTTCGTGGGGAGGATGCCAGGCTTTTTCCGCATGCATTTTCAGGCGGGCAGAGACAGCGCATCAATATCGCCCGGACGCTCGGCGTGAAGGCCCGCTTCGTCATTCTAGACGAGCCGACATCGGCGCTCGACGTGTCGATCCAGGCGCAGATCCTCGATCTGCTGCGTGAAATCAAGCACGAGTTCGGCCTGACCTACCTGTTCATTGGCCACAATCTCGGTGTCATCCAGTCCTTCTGCGAGCGCATTCTGGTCATGAACGAGGGGCGTTTGGTGGACAGTTTTGCGTCGAATGAACTTGGCCGAGCAGGGCGCGACGAGGCGACGCGACGCCTGGTCGAAGGCGTCCTGCCGATCCATCGGCAACTGTAG
- a CDS encoding ABC transporter substrate-binding protein: MVAATYSYAAYAGEDDKYGGTLVVAQNAEITQLDPGRQLGWETFRITRHIFDALVSEDLSKSGNDEPSPTIIPALAESWTISPDGKVYTFKLRQGVKFHDGTDFNAEAVAFNVRRAWDPSFEFYDEVTAVNVRNTYIHLDKVETPDASTVVLTFKQPFSPLLRLLAQGSGGTGLIASPESIRKYGNDGVVEHPTGTGPYKFVERIRGQSVEIERFDDYWGEKPYLDRIVFRPIPDGNARVAALETGEVDLISWPPRDAVERLKGEGFDVPNVSIPSIYYYNVNFANEAFKDVRVRQALVHAIDREALARDLLKGTASPGYSVLVPGSAAFDPAFRDYNFDPEKSKALLKEAGLEKGVSATISIYAGGEAVAEWVQRDAAKVGINLNIRSYDWNSFLAQERTPGADVGFSSMEWGFLTPYWLSIVGNSNSGSNTGGYKSEAFDAAVSKAIAATDPAQEVANWREANRIIAEDVGKIPLFLERTHYAVGKNVRDFASPAQAWYDLKKVWLAEK; this comes from the coding sequence TTGGTCGCTGCCACTTATTCATATGCCGCCTATGCCGGCGAGGATGACAAATATGGCGGGACGCTGGTCGTTGCCCAGAATGCAGAGATCACGCAGCTTGACCCCGGCCGACAGTTGGGTTGGGAGACGTTCCGGATCACGCGCCACATTTTCGATGCGCTCGTTTCCGAAGATCTCTCGAAATCTGGCAATGATGAGCCTTCCCCAACCATCATCCCGGCGCTGGCGGAGTCGTGGACGATCTCGCCCGATGGCAAGGTCTATACCTTCAAGCTGCGTCAGGGCGTAAAATTTCATGACGGCACAGACTTCAATGCCGAAGCGGTGGCCTTCAACGTCCGGCGCGCATGGGATCCTTCCTTCGAATTCTACGATGAAGTGACGGCGGTCAATGTCCGCAACACCTACATCCATCTCGACAAGGTGGAGACGCCGGACGCATCTACCGTCGTCCTGACATTCAAGCAGCCCTTCAGCCCACTTCTGCGGCTTCTTGCGCAGGGATCCGGCGGCACAGGCCTCATCGCGAGCCCGGAATCGATCCGCAAGTACGGAAATGACGGCGTGGTGGAGCATCCGACGGGAACAGGCCCGTACAAGTTCGTCGAGCGCATTCGCGGCCAGTCGGTCGAGATCGAGCGTTTCGACGACTATTGGGGCGAGAAACCTTATCTCGACCGCATCGTCTTTCGCCCCATTCCGGACGGCAATGCACGTGTTGCAGCACTCGAGACCGGTGAGGTGGATCTCATCTCCTGGCCGCCGCGTGATGCCGTGGAACGCCTGAAGGGCGAAGGTTTCGACGTTCCGAACGTCAGCATCCCCTCGATCTACTACTACAACGTCAACTTCGCCAACGAGGCTTTCAAGGATGTCCGGGTTCGTCAGGCGCTTGTCCATGCAATCGACCGCGAAGCGCTGGCCCGTGACCTTCTGAAGGGCACGGCCAGCCCGGGATACAGCGTACTCGTTCCCGGCAGTGCGGCTTTCGATCCCGCGTTCCGTGACTACAATTTCGATCCGGAAAAATCGAAGGCGCTTCTGAAGGAAGCCGGACTTGAGAAGGGCGTGAGCGCAACGATCAGCATCTATGCCGGTGGCGAAGCTGTTGCCGAATGGGTTCAGCGCGATGCGGCCAAGGTCGGTATCAATCTTAACATCCGTTCCTATGACTGGAACAGCTTCCTGGCGCAGGAACGCACGCCGGGTGCCGATGTCGGCTTCAGCTCGATGGAATGGGGTTTTCTGACGCCCTACTGGCTGTCGATCGTCGGCAACAGCAACAGCGGCTCAAACACCGGCGGCTACAAGAGCGAGGCGTTCGACGCCGCCGTTTCGAAGGCGATTGCCGCAACCGATCCAGCCCAGGAGGTTGCCAACTGGCGGGAAGCGAACCGTATCATTGCCGAAGATGTCGGCAAGATACCGCTTTTCCTCGAGCGCACACACTACGCGGTCGGCAAAAACGTTCGCGACTTCGCGTCACCCGCCCAGGCTTGGTACGACCTGAAAAAGGTCTGGCTGGCAGAAAAGTAA